The sequence TGCTCGATACCATTATCATTAAACAGATAAACCATAAAATTCCGAATAGAATCAGCCCGGTTAACGTTGCCAATACGCTTTTAAAGAAACTTTTCATAAAAAAATAGATTTTAATTAGTTATTAAGTTAAATTGATTTTGTTAATTTTAATTTTGAATTTATTATTGCAAAAGTATAAAATTTTATATAATATTGAAAATTATTTTTAAAGAATAAGATTTATTGCTAATGAGGGATTTAGTTTTAATGTTGGGTACAAATTTAGGCGATAGACAAGAAAATTTAAATATCGCCATTAACAAACTTTTATCATATTTTGGTAAAATAACAATCACTGGCTCTGTTTACGAAACTGAACCATGGGGATATAATGATGAACAGAATTATTATAATCAGGCTGTTGTGTTTTCTGCAGATTACTCTCCGCTTGATGTTTTACATATCTGTAAATCGATTGAAATACAAATGGGTAGAGTAAAATTATTAAATGATATGTACGAAAATAGGATTATTGATATTGACATCCTTTTTTATGGCGATATTGTTTTTCATAATGATTTCTTTAAAATTCCTCATGATAAAATTATTCACAGGCGATTTGTTTTGGAACCTTTAAATGAAATTATTCCAAATTTTATTCATCCCGTTCTAAAAAAATCCATTCACGAATTATATCTGGAAAACACTGATAAACTCACTGTTACCAAACTTCAACCATCTAATATTAATTTTCACGACAATGAAAAATTTTCCGAAATACAATTAAATTATAATTATATTGCTATCGAAGGTTGTATCGGAGCTGGTAAAACATCACTGGCAACAAAAATCGCAAATGACTTTAATGCAAAACTTATCCTCGAACAATTTGAGGACAATCCTTTTTTGCCGAAGTTTTACGAAGATATGGAGAAATATGCTTTTCCATTGGAATTATCTTTTCTCGCTACAAGATACCGGCAATTAAATGATCAATTAATGGGGATTGATTTGTTTCACAGTCATGTTATTGCTGATTATTTTTTATCGAAGTCTTTTATATTTGCCGGACAAAATTTACCTGATGATTTATTCAAACTTTATTCTACAATGTTTAAGATCATGAAAACCAAAACTCCGGAACCCGATTTGATTGTTTACCTTTATCTTGACATTGACAACTTATTATCGAACATAAAAAAACGCGGTCGTGGTTACGAACAAACTATCGATTCCAACTACTTGTCAACCATACAAAAAGGATATTTTGATTTTTTCAAACAAGAAGAAGATCGAAGAATTTTAATTATTGACACAAATAACATCGATTTTATTAATAATGAGAGTGATTATTTGAAGATATTATCTGAAATAAATAAGGAAAGGTGTGTAGGAATATATGAATTAAGCCTGTAAATGAGCACTAATAATATTTTTTTACACTCATTAGCATTTGTTAATACATTTTTTATAATTTTGCAGTTTGTATCAATTTTTTTGAATATAAAATTTTTTATGTATAAGAGGCTAATAATTATATTAATAATACTTGCGACAACTTATCAATTGTCTCTATCACAAACTAATAATACATTATGTTTGGACACTTGTTTTGCTCTTCTTGAGAGAAATTATCCATTACTGGATAAAATAGAAATGATTGACAGGGAAAAAGAATATTCAAAAAGTAATTCTAAAAAAGAGAATCTACCTACATTTAGTATTTCCGGCGACGTATCATACCAGTCGGAAGTTCCTTCATTTGTAATCAATTCCGATCTCGGCGATATTTCATTTTCTCCCGATAATAAATTTCGTTACGGAATAAATCTAGACTTGGAGCAACCGGTTTTCGATGCAGGTATATCAAGGAAAAAAAGAGAGCTGACATCAAGCGAATATGATAGTGAAATTCAGAACATTCATATCGAACTTGAAAAAATAAAACTATCCGTTTGCGATATATTTTACAGTGCAATATTAGTTGACGCTTATATTGAGCAATTACAACTTGCAATGGAAAGGCTTGTTGCAAGAAAAGATGTGGTTAGCGCTGCTGTAAATAATGGTTTGGCTTTAGCTTCCGACCTCGATTTAATTAAAGTTGAAATTATAAAAATCGAAGGAAATATTTCCGAAAGAATAATTCAGAAGAAAATCATTACAAAAAATTTATCGCTTTTGCTCGGTACAAACATAAATGAAAATACTGCTTTTGAAATTCCGACTTTAAATATTAACAGACAGTTTATTAACAAAAGACCTGAATTAAAAATGTTTGAGGTCCAAAAAAATCGAATTTCAGCAGCAGAAAGTCTTTACAAAACTTATTGGCCTCAGGTTGACGGCTTTGCAAGAATTGGTTATGGCAATCCTGGATATTACGATTTCTTTCACGAAAAAGCTCATCCTTATTTATTTGTCGGACTAAAAATGAATTGGACTTTTTGGGATTGGGATAAGGCACGTACGGAAAGAAAAAAACTCAACATCGGAAAGGATAAATTAGATGTTGATAAAGCTGTCTTCGATATGAGCGTTAAATTAAATATGAATTCATATTTAGATGAAGTTGAACGTTATGATATGCTGATAAAGAAAGACAAACAAATTATTGAATTAATGGAAAAAATTTCCTTAGCCGCAGAATCTCAATACAATAATGGCGAAATAACATTTTCCGAATATTATGAAAAACTTAATGCGGAATTGAATTCAAAATTAGAACTTAACACGCATGAAATAATGCTTCAAAGAGCTAAAACTAATTATTTATTAAATTTAGGACTATATTAGAATCTTTATGAATAGAAAAACTTTACCCATTATATTTCTAGCTTTCTCTACTATTTTATTTTCTTGTAAAAGTAAAGAACAAAAATCCGATGCATACGGTAACTTTGAGGTAATTGAAGTTATGGTTGCTGCGGAAAGTAACGGAAAATTGCTTTCTTTAAATATTGAAGAAGGAATGTATGTAGAAGAAGGTCAGATTGTTGGAATGATAGATACTATGGATTTGTATCTGAATAAATTGAAACTCGAAACTGCAATCGCTTCAATCAAAACAGGAAGAAGCAGTATTAAGTCCGAAATAGATGTTTTAGAACAACAAAAAGAAAACTACGAAAAAGAATACGAACGTCTGAAAAAAATGTTTTCCGAAGGCGCTGCCACACAAAAACAAATGGATGATGTTACCGGTGCTATCTCGCTTATCGACAAGCAAATGATTGCTGCAGGAACAAAATACAACTCCATTGATTCCGAAATTGGGGCAAATCAAATCAGCATTCAACAAATTAATCATTCTATCGATCGTTGTAAAATCGTTTCCCCGATCTCGGGAACAATAGTCAGCAAATACTTACAACAAGGCGAATTTGCAGCAGCAGGAAGAGCTGTGTTCAAGGTTGCAAACCTGGAGGATATGATTCTTCGCGCTTACATCAGCGGTGACCAACTTGCTCATGTTAAAATCGGACAAACCGTTGAAGTTCTTGTTGATTACTCAAAAGATTCAAATAAAAAATTCGAAGGTACAGTCAGCTGGATATCTCCGGAAGCAATATTCACCCCAAAAATCATTCAGACAAAAAAAGAGCGCGTGAATATGGTTTATCCGATTAAAATTTCCGTAAAAAACAACGGCGAAATTAAAAGAGGTATGCCCGGTGAAGTGAATTTCAAATAGAATGAATCTTACATGATTAGCGTCGAAAATATCAGCAAATCATACAAAGATGTTAAAGCATTAAGTAACGTTAGCTTTAATGTTGATGAGGGAGAATTATTCGGATTAATAGGTCCGGATGGCAGCGGCAAAACTACCCTTATGAGAATAATGGTAAGTTTGATTTTGCCGGATACTGGAAAAATTCTGCTCGATAAACTTGATACCGACAAAGATTTCAAAAAAATCAGAAGTATTATCGGTTATATGCCTGGAAAATTTTCCTTGTATATGGATCTGACAGTTAAGGAAAATATTGATTTCTATTCTAATGTTTTCGGAGTATCATACAAAAAAAATTATTCTTTAATATCAGATGTTTACGACCAACTTGCACCATTTGAAAATCGTAGAGCAGGACAACTTTCCGGTGGAATGAAACAAAAACTTGCTTTATGCTGTGCCTTGATTCACAAACCAAAAATGTTGTTTCTTGATGAACCTACTACAGGTGTTGATGCCGTATCACGTAAAGAATTTTGGGATATGATATATAAACTTCGTGCCGACGGGATGACTATTGTTGCTTCCACTCCTTATATGGATGAGGCCGAAAGATGCGATAGAATAGCTTTATTCCAGAATGGAAATATTCTTGAAATAGACACGCCAAAACAATTAGTTGCGAAATATGAAGGCAAAGTAATTGCCTTAGTAACTCCTCAGGTAAATAAATGTATAAAATTGTTGAAATATTGGAAAAAAGTTCACATTGCATATCTTTTCGGAGATACAATTCATCTCACAATGAACGATAAATCAGAACCAATATCCTCTGTAACCGATTATCTCCACGAAAATAAAATAGATGTTACTTCAATAGAATTTGTAAATCCGAATATTGAAGATTGCTATATTTATCTCAATTATAATGTAAATCCCGAACACCACTCAAATGTCTGAAAATTACGCCATACAAGTAAAAAATTTAGTTAAAAGCTTCGGTGATTTTACTGCTGTGGATAACCTTACTTTCGATGTGAAGAAAGGTGAGATTTTTGGGTTTTTGGGTGCAAACGGTGCCGGCAAAACAACCGCAATGAAAATTTTATGCGGAATTCTGTTACCTACTTCAGGAAGTGTTAAAGTTGCCGGATATGATTTAAAATCTAATAGAGAAAAGGTTAAGTTGAAGATCGGTTATATGAGCCAGAAATTTTCTTTATATGAAGACCTTACCGTTAAAGAGAATTTCAGATTTTTCGGCGGAATATATAAAATGACGAGAAAGCAAATTAGCTCATCTATTGATATTCTTCTTAAACAATTGGATATGGAGGAACAACTTAACACTATTGTAAGAAGTTTGCCCATGGGATGGAAGCAAAAACTTGCTTTCACAATTGCAAATATGCATAATCCCGAGATTGTTTTTCTGGATGAACCTACCGGAGGCGTTGACCCGCTTACAAGAAGAAGATTTTGGGAAATGATTTACGATGCTGCCGAGAAAGGCGTAACAGTTTTTGTAACAACACATTACATGGATGAAGCTGAATACTGCAATCGTGCATGTATCATGAATGAAGGCAAAATTGTAGCCTTAGACACTCCCGAAAAGCTTAAAGTTAAGTACAATGCATCTAATATGGACGAAGTATTCTTGAAAATTGTAAACAGGAGGAAAGCATGATTAGATTTTTCGCCTTTGTAAAAAAAGAATTTCTGCATATTATACGCGATGTTCGTACTTTAATAATACTCATAGGTTTACCTGTTATTATGGTTGTCATTTTCGGATATATCATCTCTAATGAAAT is a genomic window of Bacteroidales bacterium containing:
- a CDS encoding HlyD family efflux transporter periplasmic adaptor subunit, with the translated sequence MNRKTLPIIFLAFSTILFSCKSKEQKSDAYGNFEVIEVMVAAESNGKLLSLNIEEGMYVEEGQIVGMIDTMDLYLNKLKLETAIASIKTGRSSIKSEIDVLEQQKENYEKEYERLKKMFSEGAATQKQMDDVTGAISLIDKQMIAAGTKYNSIDSEIGANQISIQQINHSIDRCKIVSPISGTIVSKYLQQGEFAAAGRAVFKVANLEDMILRAYISGDQLAHVKIGQTVEVLVDYSKDSNKKFEGTVSWISPEAIFTPKIIQTKKERVNMVYPIKISVKNNGEIKRGMPGEVNFK
- a CDS encoding TolC family protein, with translation MYKRLIIILIILATTYQLSLSQTNNTLCLDTCFALLERNYPLLDKIEMIDREKEYSKSNSKKENLPTFSISGDVSYQSEVPSFVINSDLGDISFSPDNKFRYGINLDLEQPVFDAGISRKKRELTSSEYDSEIQNIHIELEKIKLSVCDIFYSAILVDAYIEQLQLAMERLVARKDVVSAAVNNGLALASDLDLIKVEIIKIEGNISERIIQKKIITKNLSLLLGTNINENTAFEIPTLNINRQFINKRPELKMFEVQKNRISAAESLYKTYWPQVDGFARIGYGNPGYYDFFHEKAHPYLFVGLKMNWTFWDWDKARTERKKLNIGKDKLDVDKAVFDMSVKLNMNSYLDEVERYDMLIKKDKQIIELMEKISLAAESQYNNGEITFSEYYEKLNAELNSKLELNTHEIMLQRAKTNYLLNLGLY
- a CDS encoding ABC transporter ATP-binding protein produces the protein MISVENISKSYKDVKALSNVSFNVDEGELFGLIGPDGSGKTTLMRIMVSLILPDTGKILLDKLDTDKDFKKIRSIIGYMPGKFSLYMDLTVKENIDFYSNVFGVSYKKNYSLISDVYDQLAPFENRRAGQLSGGMKQKLALCCALIHKPKMLFLDEPTTGVDAVSRKEFWDMIYKLRADGMTIVASTPYMDEAERCDRIALFQNGNILEIDTPKQLVAKYEGKVIALVTPQVNKCIKLLKYWKKVHIAYLFGDTIHLTMNDKSEPISSVTDYLHENKIDVTSIEFVNPNIEDCYIYLNYNVNPEHHSNV
- the folK gene encoding 2-amino-4-hydroxy-6-hydroxymethyldihydropteridine diphosphokinase produces the protein MRDLVLMLGTNLGDRQENLNIAINKLLSYFGKITITGSVYETEPWGYNDEQNYYNQAVVFSADYSPLDVLHICKSIEIQMGRVKLLNDMYENRIIDIDILFYGDIVFHNDFFKIPHDKIIHRRFVLEPLNEIIPNFIHPVLKKSIHELYLENTDKLTVTKLQPSNINFHDNEKFSEIQLNYNYIAIEGCIGAGKTSLATKIANDFNAKLILEQFEDNPFLPKFYEDMEKYAFPLELSFLATRYRQLNDQLMGIDLFHSHVIADYFLSKSFIFAGQNLPDDLFKLYSTMFKIMKTKTPEPDLIVYLYLDIDNLLSNIKKRGRGYEQTIDSNYLSTIQKGYFDFFKQEEDRRILIIDTNNIDFINNESDYLKILSEINKERCVGIYELSL
- a CDS encoding ABC transporter ATP-binding protein yields the protein MSENYAIQVKNLVKSFGDFTAVDNLTFDVKKGEIFGFLGANGAGKTTAMKILCGILLPTSGSVKVAGYDLKSNREKVKLKIGYMSQKFSLYEDLTVKENFRFFGGIYKMTRKQISSSIDILLKQLDMEEQLNTIVRSLPMGWKQKLAFTIANMHNPEIVFLDEPTGGVDPLTRRRFWEMIYDAAEKGVTVFVTTHYMDEAEYCNRACIMNEGKIVALDTPEKLKVKYNASNMDEVFLKIVNRRKA